TCAACAGATAGGTCTTATTGACAATACTGACCTATCTTTTTTTACCATAATTCGCTCAACTTAATACAGCACAAAGGCTTTCGGGTGCTTGTCCCCCCTTCAGATATTGACCTTCTATTAATAGATCGGGCATGAACACAATATTAGTTTCTTGATTGCTTTTTATACTTTGGCTGGTTAAATCTACCTTTTCCCATTTATACGCACCAGGGGCAGATTCATCAGGTACAAGATTGTAAATGTCTTTACCAACTTCAATTGCGATTTTACTTGCTTCTTGAGCTTCTTTGAGTTTTTCGAGAATTACTTTAGTTATCTTAGTAAGTGCATTGATGAGGGTTTTACTTAATTCCCGACTTGTTTTAATTGCAGTATCGGCTGTATTTAAATATGATTCATTAATTTGAGTGTGTCTGGAGTCAAACATATATTAATTGTGGTGAAAATAATCTATCAACTCTAACAGTCTGATTATGCTTTACAAAAACCAGTTGACTATCAAACTTAAAGTTTTTAGAAAAAGCTCTTGTATGCATCAACAGGTAACGGTGCATTGCCTGCTTGTACGGGTGCTTGTGGGATAGGAAACTTCCGATCTACTTCCTTGACTCGCAAATCTAAATCTTCCTGTGTGGGCTTTTTCTGGGTACTTTTCCTAGCAAGCTCCTTAATGACTTTATCCCACTTAGTATCGTTTTCTTGTTCGAGTTCGATAATATATTTCGGGATTTTGATATTTTTTAAGATTGGTACTGAACCCTCATTTTTATTACTATAAGCTGGGTTAATAAATAGACATTTACCAGGTGGTAATTTTAGGAATTGGGCAGGCTCAAGTAGCTTCCGAGTCCGTTCTTGTTCGCTGATAGATGTGCTGGCTTTACCCCCTCCAGTTGAGCGAGATTTTTGTTTATATTTAATTTCCTCTTCACCTAAATATGCAGAAAATAATCTAGCAGATTCTTCTTCACCAGGATTAAAAACAAATTTTGTGCCGCACGCACCGAGGATGGCTTTAGAGATTTCTTTACCATAAATCTTTTCAAGCTGACCCATATTTTGCCAACCCAGGATACCGCAGAATCCTTCGGAACGAGATTCGTTAAGCCATTTAAATAAATCTGGAAGGAAGATACTTGGCAACTCGTCAAGACATACTACTAATGGGCCATCTTCCTTGCCTTTTTTGGCGATACTGCGGGAAACTACCATGTGGAGAATGCTGGTCATCAGGGGGCTGACAGCATCGCGGCGTTCGCGGTCTAACCCGAAGATAATCATCTGTTTGCGTTTTACCTCCAGGGGAAGGGTTGTTTTACCGACAAAGCATCCCAATGTACCCCTTGCCATGAACCGGGTGAACATCAATGAAGCGCTACCAGCGATACCCGCCACGGTTTTTTCGGAGCCAGCCGAACTAAATAATTGACCAAAAGCTATCTTAATCCAGGGGTTTAATGCTGCTGCCATCAAGCGTTCGACCATCTTCTCGCTGGAAAGTATTGCCGCAGCTGTCATAATATCAGCGCGGTCGCCAAACTCCTTGGTTAACATTAAGATAGCCTGCGTCAGCTGATCGCCCGCAGGGCCAAAGAATGCATCCTCAGACGCATTACCTAACAGGCGGAAGTTCTTGTTAATAACCGTAGCTAACTGCCGTGCGGTTTCAGCATCAGAGGAATCGCGCAAGAAATCGATGGGATTACATACCTCCGATTCGGGAAATCCCGGTGCAAAGATATGTACGTCATACCCCTTTGATTTGGCATAACTGGCGATTTTGGCAAGACTTGCATACTTGAAGTCATATAGTACGATACCAAAACCTTGGTCAATTGCTGAGTAAATCATCGGGTTGATAGCCGAGAATGATTTACCGCTACCAGGTGCGCCAATTACAGCAGTTCCGCGTTGGACATCAGGTACATAAACTGGAACTCCCCCACTCCCCTTGGGTGATTTTTGACCCTTGTATTTGTGTATCCCGATATACAGACTAGCACTATCACACTTAGGAGCTAAGATTTGCTTCAAGGCTTTTTTCTTAGCTTGGGCGGTTTCCTTTGCTCCACCCCAATAGCTAGTAGCAAGCTTGCCTTTTTTACCATTACTAAAAAGCTGTAAAAGCAACAATAAGCCAATTCCACCCGCAAGTGCCAAACCTTGAGGTGACATGAGCTTATCTGTATATTTACTAAAGTCAGTATTGCTATTTTTATGAGTAGCTTTTACTTCTCTAACAGTCTTAGTTTTAGCAGTTAAAAACAGATAATTATTCATATTAATCTGTGTTAATTTGGCATGAGGAAATCGAAGAAATATGCGATGAAGTGAAGCTGCATATTTCTCCGTTATTTGTGTGGTGTGTCCTCTCCAAGTCAAAAGTTAAAGAGGATAAATTCTTCTATGATTGCCTTTTTACTTTTTAGGGACTGTGAGAGGTGTACCAAGAATAATTGGGTCTATTTCGCGGTAGGTGAAGAAGGGAACAGGGCCAATGAAGTAGGGCGAGCAGCCCAAGTCAACCCATCCTCGCTTGCAAATACGGAAGAACATCGCGGTGGTGATACTGCCGTCAGCTTCGTTAATATCCCAGATGACTTGTTTAAATGATTTCCCAAAGGGATGACGGCCTGTGGGTTCTTTCCCACCGTTGAGGCTGCCCAAGATGCCGAATCCGCCTTTAACGTTTTGGTCTTTGCCGGACATCCACTGTGCGCCAGTAACGGTATCGCTACCCGAAACTTCGATGTGACCGCACTTTTTCTCGCACGGAACATTAAACTCAGCTTGATAGCTACCGCTTATTGACTTCCAGCGTCCGCTTTCAAGCGAACCGAGGGGTAAGTCTACTTTGCCGATAAAGCTAACATCGGGAATTGGTACACTGGGGAACTGGTCAAATGGAACATCAGCCAATCCCGGAACCTTACTAATTGTTGTGTTTTGCCAGTTAGTAAAGTCCTTTAGCTGTGCATCCTCAATACCGGGGATGCTGGTTAGTTTATACTTATCGAGTTTGACGTACTTACCGAGTTCCACTTCTCCCAGTTCGGGATAATTGTCTAGCACTTCACCAACAGTTTGGTAGCTTGCGGTGCTGCCTGTTACTTTGGTCACTAGTTCTTTAATTGGTGGGATGGCTCCAACTTCTGAATCTTCAAGCTTGGGAATTGCTTCGGTGAGGTCTTCGAGTGTTTGCCACTCTAGTGTCTCAAAATCTGACAGTTTGAGATTTTTGAGTTGAACGCCCGTGATGTTGGCGATATCTTCAAGCGTGAAATCTTCAATATTGAACTCAGTTGCTTCAAAATCACCTAATTCCATGACTTCGGAAAGGCTTTGTCCTGCGCTCCAGGTGCGTGTCTCCTTCATCCCAGGGTTTTTGATATTAGGAAATTCGGCGCTGCCAGCACCGCCAAATTTCATATTTTTGAACGTGATACTACTCCAGTCAGGAGTAGGTGCGCCGTTGACGTATTTAGTTGCAACGGGCTGTGGCTGTTTGGTTTGTTTTGTTTTATCTATCGAAGTGTTCAAATTTGAATACTTCGATGGAACTGTTTGAGCTACTGCTTTCTCACCGAATAGGAGACTGCCGATATTGTAGCTACCTCCAAACCGGATTAACCCGTGTAGGGCAAGTCCTGCAATAAGTCCTGCAACCATCAGGTAGCGTAAGTTATTAAATTTTTCCATCCGATACTCAAGCGCTCGGTTGGTTTTGTTGTGAGTGGTTTCTTGACTTGCAGCTCTCACTGGTACAATCGCAGTTACCTCGGTTGTGGTATCTAAAATTTGGTTGTTAGAGGTCAGATTTTCGTTATACATCACTGTTATTTAAAAATTATTGATTCAAGAGAAAGTTTGTTTTATCTGTAGTTGGTGTTATTAGAGGGTTATTGCGCTGTGGTGGTATTTCTAAGAAGCGCTTTCCACCCAGCAGCATGAGTTTTTCAACCAACTGCATTGATACTCCGGTGCTGCTGGCGGCGACAACAAGTTCCTCTCCTTACGATCGCAACTCAACAAGTTGGTTCAGACGCTTCCAAAGCTTGCTATCTGTAGTAACCCACTGATTTTTAAGGGCAACTTGCATTCCTTTAGCGATATGTCTGCTATCAGATAATGCCGTGTAACTGACCTTTGGTTTTACTTCTTCAGGTTTGCTGGGAGTATCGCCAATAATTTCAATTTGGCTGTACTCTGGTGTGCCACTGCCCGCTAGAATCCGAAAGTGATAGCTTTTCCTTGTTGACCCAGATTCGGTAATCACCGTCATGTGCGCCCCGTAAGAAGCTTGTGGTAAACCGGGGATTTTGACTGTCTCGATGCGGCGAATGTGAATTAGTCCAGCACCCGTACTGTTGCTAGAACACTTACCCAAGCCTTCAAGACATCCGTCTACATCAAAAACAAACCTAGATGGGTCATCTAGCCAGATTTTCTTGATGATTTCTCTGGTGTTGTAGAACGATATTGATACCCCATGTCCAGGCCAGACCTTAACTGTCTGCAATTGGGCATTTTCCCCTGACACCTGGGACGCTGCAACTTGACGGATAGTATTTGCCAATACAAGTTGGCTTGGTGCAAGCACGGAGGCAATGGTGAGGCACCCGCCAAAGGCGATCGCGCAGGGCATCATTAAACTAAAGTCGGCTATATATCTGAATTTCACAGTTTGATTGACCTATCGACTTTGATTGTGATTTTGGTGTCTTTAGGCACATACCAGACATTGGGACGGCGGTTGATTTCGTCGGTGGCACGTTCTGTCCGCTTGCTGACTGTTTCGCCAAGTTTGCCAAAGGCACCTTCAATAAAGGCAGCTCCCAGGTTGCGGTTGTTATTGCGGCTGCGGGTTCTTGTCCCACCTAAAGGCAAATCTTCTGTGACTTCTTCATCCGGCTGGTTGATAATTTCCCCTACCTTGGCAAGACCAGCTATTGTCCCCAAGGTGGCATCATACTTGGCAATTTCAGATCCCTTGTTGTCGTAGGGTCTGGCGGCTAGGGGGGAACCTGCTTCTCCCAGGACTGATATCGTTCCGGGTGATATGGGGTATTCAGTTCCGTCTTTGAGAATAGCCGTGACTTCGGCACGCACGCCTGATGTGCTATCAACCGAAATCATGGCGATAGTTACCTGCGATCCCTGCTCAATGGTAAAGTTGTGTGGTGGCAGATAACCTCGATCATCCACCGATAACTTCTGTACCTTCCTTTCCGTTTAGTTGACTCAAACGCAAAACTATATCTTCTAATTTGTATACATGGCTGTCAAAGTCGTTTTTCAGTTTGTCATATTTTCCTGATGACAATGATTTAATGACCACTTCAACGTTTTCTTGGTAAAGCTTGTTAGCTTTTTCTATTGCCTCTTGCCTCTGATTCAGTCCCTTTAAAACATGACTTGCTATTAAATCCTGTGTTTCTTTATCAGGCAACGGAATTAGTGTTTTATTGACATCACTGTCTAGTATGGCAGGATAACTAGATCCAGTCGAAAATTTCCTAAACTGCTCCAGCGTACTAGCTAAACGAATCGCAAAGTGAAGATAAAATGGGTTAACCTCTTTTTTAGGGCGTATTACACTAAAACCAGTTGAGCATATTTGGTTATGATAAATTTCGGGTATAACTGCAATCGCTCCTCTAGTTGGTCGGCACGTAGAAATAATTAAATCGTAAGCGTTTACTACTTTTCTGGCTCTAGAAGGAGCTTCACTTCCTAAAAGTTCTTGAGGTGAAACAATAACTCCAGTGCTTACATCTACGCTCGAAATATCAATATAGATAAACTCTTCATCTGGTTTCTTGGTTGGATCTCTTTTTGTCTGGACTATATTAGCAGCGTAAGAGATTGGCTTTAAGCTATCTGGATGGAGCTGCTTGATTCCTTCTGGTGGTAAGTGATAGTCAATATCCCAACGCCCCTCTGAGTGAAGAGCAAGTAAACTTTCTAGTCGATACTTCATTACCAACCCACCTGATTATGAAATTCTTGTATTGCCAAGCTTATTTCGCTACCAGATTTAGCTCGACCAGTAGCATCAAATCCTATATTTTCTAATTCACAAAGAAACACTTTCGATTCTTTATCCCTCTTCTCACCATTCTTATATTTTTGAAATACGCATAATGAGGTTTTAACCATTGCTCCGTATGGGTTGAATGCCTCTTCAGGCAAGCTGATTACAGCTTTTATCTTTGCAACATTCTCAACCCAATCACGAACAAATATAGAACTCTTATTCTTTAAAAGCCCATCTGGAAGAACGATAGAAAGTTTTCCTCCAGGCTTCAAAAACTGAAAACATCTTTCTAACCCTAGAATTTCTAATGGCAAAGATTTTTTCTTGTGTCCTAATTGGAATCTCCCCACCATTTCCATTACCTCTTGTCTCATTATCGAGCCAAAAGGTGGATTAGTAAGAATCATTGAAAAAACTTCTGGAGTATCATCTTCTGAGTCATTTAATGCAACGATATCTGGGTAATTCTCAAAACTAAGTAAAGCATCTAAATTCCTAATATTAGTGTGTCCATCATCGTGTAGCATCATATCTGTCATGGCAATTCTAACCATTCTTTCGGATTTTTCTATGCCATGAAGATGAAAAAACTTAAACTGATGTAAGGTATAGGAATCAAGAGTAGCTCCTTGATGCTGAACAACATAATCCAAACAACGACTCAAAAAATGACCCGAACCGCAAAACGGATCAAGTATCATATCTGAAGCAGTAGGTTTCATAATGCCTACAGCTAGATCAACAATAGGAGGTGGCGTAAAATACTGACCCATACCTGCACGTATAGCTGAACCTAAAACAGATTGAAATGCAGAACCTTTAATATCAGCTTTACTATCAATGAATGAAAATTCTTGAAGCTTTTCTACTATTTTAAAGAGTGCAACATCACTTAACTTGATAGGTGTTTTGAATACACCTCTGGATCTTTCGTAGCCTGGTATTCTTTGGTTGTATATCTCAATTTCCTTATTTCTAGCATTTTGATATAGTTCCCGAATAATCGAAGCTGCTTCTGAAGGATTACTAGCTCCATAAGTTTGAAAATTAAATTCTGCGCCCTCCTCTTTTTCCACAGTAGAGCGTTCATCAAATATTTTTACATAGATT
The Nostoc punctiforme PCC 73102 genome window above contains:
- a CDS encoding type IV secretory system conjugative DNA transfer family protein; protein product: MNNYLFLTAKTKTVREVKATHKNSNTDFSKYTDKLMSPQGLALAGGIGLLLLLQLFSNGKKGKLATSYWGGAKETAQAKKKALKQILAPKCDSASLYIGIHKYKGQKSPKGSGGVPVYVPDVQRGTAVIGAPGSGKSFSAINPMIYSAIDQGFGIVLYDFKYASLAKIASYAKSKGYDVHIFAPGFPESEVCNPIDFLRDSSDAETARQLATVINKNFRLLGNASEDAFFGPAGDQLTQAILMLTKEFGDRADIMTAAAILSSEKMVERLMAAALNPWIKIAFGQLFSSAGSEKTVAGIAGSASLMFTRFMARGTLGCFVGKTTLPLEVKRKQMIIFGLDRERRDAVSPLMTSILHMVVSRSIAKKGKEDGPLVVCLDELPSIFLPDLFKWLNESRSEGFCGILGWQNMGQLEKIYGKEISKAILGACGTKFVFNPGEEESARLFSAYLGEEEIKYKQKSRSTGGGKASTSISEQERTRKLLEPAQFLKLPPGKCLFINPAYSNKNEGSVPILKNIKIPKYIIELEQENDTKWDKVIKELARKSTQKKPTQEDLDLRVKEVDRKFPIPQAPVQAGNAPLPVDAYKSFF
- a CDS encoding restriction endonuclease subunit S, whose translation is MKYRLESLLALHSEGRWDIDYHLPPEGIKQLHPDSLKPISYAANIVQTKRDPTKKPDEEFIYIDISSVDVSTGVIVSPQELLGSEAPSRARKVVNAYDLIISTCRPTRGAIAVIPEIYHNQICSTGFSVIRPKKEVNPFYLHFAIRLASTLEQFRKFSTGSSYPAILDSDVNKTLIPLPDKETQDLIASHVLKGLNQRQEAIEKANKLYQENVEVVIKSLSSGKYDKLKNDFDSHVYKLEDIVLRLSQLNGKEGTEVIGG
- a CDS encoding N-6 DNA methylase, with product MAKLGEFFLIPPSNWKFSSRGDVASARKRAEEWHAKNGTYEGAEEVIEEFVRQWALYQLIVEYGYPESWIGERLTIEEPVKMGSSEKQADIAIKNSNRRPFLYVETKKKNVLSQEFQEAERQLETYLASTHTATIGLVTDGKEVRCIRKKIDPNDFEYIADIPAFGGGSSIKVKLIREIPKSDPSRKTGLQPITEKYSKLLVECHNIVRDVDGLHDDEALDELAKIIYVKIFDERSTVEKEEGAEFNFQTYGASNPSEAASIIRELYQNARNKEIEIYNQRIPGYERSRGVFKTPIKLSDVALFKIVEKLQEFSFIDSKADIKGSAFQSVLGSAIRAGMGQYFTPPPIVDLAVGIMKPTASDMILDPFCGSGHFLSRCLDYVVQHQGATLDSYTLHQFKFFHLHGIEKSERMVRIAMTDMMLHDDGHTNIRNLDALLSFENYPDIVALNDSEDDTPEVFSMILTNPPFGSIMRQEVMEMVGRFQLGHKKKSLPLEILGLERCFQFLKPGGKLSIVLPDGLLKNKSSIFVRDWVENVAKIKAVISLPEEAFNPYGAMVKTSLCVFQKYKNGEKRDKESKVFLCELENIGFDATGRAKSGSEISLAIQEFHNQVGW
- a CDS encoding TrbI/VirB10 family protein produces the protein MDDRGYLPPHNFTIEQGSQVTIAMISVDSTSGVRAEVTAILKDGTEYPISPGTISVLGEAGSPLAARPYDNKGSEIAKYDATLGTIAGLAKVGEIINQPDEEVTEDLPLGGTRTRSRNNNRNLGAAFIEGAFGKLGETVSKRTERATDEINRRPNVWYVPKDTKITIKVDRSIKL